Proteins co-encoded in one Montipora capricornis isolate CH-2021 chromosome 12, ASM3666992v2, whole genome shotgun sequence genomic window:
- the LOC138026639 gene encoding uncharacterized protein gives MAAATIRLPAILQQKPGVKDFSKIREHKKDLSHWSRQEVPCLKLVSHLDTDHWAKLKGKHIAFVQSIARDVQPAHLKHTHPMNTPGLSSAFHKYDHRKQREELLKKSYTMYYHGKPVEDNASLQEPNAQRPQAQRRPSVYNQRAKGGFKFWLERDPMVTKIPLCSKYTFGSKGTFHGLGNAPRN, from the exons ATGGCCGCCGCTACTATACGTCTTCCAGCGATTTTGCAGCAAAAACCAGGAgtgaaggacttttcgaaaatCCGCGAACACAA GAAGGATTTGTCACACTGGTCTAGACAAGAAGTCCCCTGTTTGAAACTTGTGTCCCATCTTGATACTGATCACTGGGCGAAACTTAAAGGAAAA CACATTGCGTTTGTACAGAGCATAGCACGTGATGTACAACCAGCTCATTTGAAACATACCCATCCCATGAACACTCCAGGTCTCTCCAGTGCGTTTCACAAATATGACCACAGAAAACAAAGAGAGGAGCTATTAAAAA AGTCGTACACAATGTACTATCATGGAAAACCAGTAGAGGATAACGCTTCTCTTCAAGAACCAAATGCGCAAAGACCTCAAGCTCAAAGACGTCCGTCTGTTTACAATCAGCGTGCTAAAGGAGGATTTAAGTTCTGGCTTGAACGAGACCCGATGGTCACGAAAATTCCGC TGTGCTCTAAGTACACCTTTGGCTCTAAGGGCACTTTTCATGGATTAGGAAATGCTCCGAGAAACTGA
- the LOC138026903 gene encoding uncharacterized protein, which translates to MSDFELENSCLSSNSDTASNASDTDENMDFREPTDSENDTEVIESLFAPYTDEPIAPPDYAEAEDDDEDPDGLAAKTLADREDGLIPLANWCKCKHCKTENLGGAMEHRCCVEVLNIQGKLVFDGSIENLDCITQHEEYKAITNKAVLENVAPLLRCKNGRSYRRRSGVTHNEFIRSVAYRWTIRWLCGYMGWENTRPLCACIYHDIRTRYQTRHLQPRGYRHS; encoded by the exons ATGTCAGATTTTGAGCTAGAAAATAGCTGCTTATCAAGCAATTCAGACACGGCATCAAATGCATCAGACACAGATGAAAATATGGACTTTCGTGAACCTACAGATAGCGAGAACGATACCGAAGTTATCGAGTCTCTATTCGCGCCCTACACAGACGAGCCGATCGCGCCACCAGACTATGCTGAAGCAgaagatgacgatgaagatCCTGATGGACTAGCTGCAAAGACTCTTGCTGACAGAGAAGATGGTTTAATTCCACTCGCAAACTG GTGTAAATGTAAACATTGCAAGACGGAGAATCTAGGCGGCGCTATGGAGCATCGTTGCTGCGTGGAAGTTTTGAACATTCAAGGGAAATTAGTTTTCGATGGATCCATTGAAAACCTCGATTGTATAACTCAGCATGAGGAGTACAAAGCCATCACAAACAAGGCTGTGCTTGAGAATGTCGCGCCGTTGCTGAGATGCAAGAATGGTCGATCGTACCGACGCCGATCTGGAGTCACACATAACGA GTTTATTCGATCAGTGGCTTATCGGTGGACCATTAGATGGCTCTGTGGCTATATGGGCTGGGAAAACACACGTCCGCTGTGTGCATGTATATACCACGACATCAGAACAAGGTATCAGACAAGACATTTACAGCCAAGAGGATACAGACATTCTTAG
- the LOC138026902 gene encoding uncharacterized protein, with product MMDERSTASARKYNKYKGRYCVAGYKNQISCKNTSYTHGVTIHQFPCDPETRAKWTKFVQKHRPDFQAPPERRNIALCSAHFKDECFNKPRLSLNGLENIKFQRRLLKGSVPTEDVRIDEKDEAFSARDQRHLRRTVLFDNFGAVPVPTKKRRCEPVVVVGAEMDSSDVVGAEMDSSDVVGIEMDGSDVVGAEMDHEIVTGHVSVDGGNKRKIINYQMKCKNLTRANRRLKLQVYSLKTEIKTLKKQLSYIDKTEDSGEEDHIDVVDAIDNLHADTDNLRAHVHPKSDENSAYYVWSTEGSEDEVDHQSEKEEWKADIGSDETNDETEDDLAKESCDKDVKVDPGTPVSKEPKFIVFYGMLLSLFNLFCFNCKAEKPKVTMKKDGTMVTVYQECNHCISGFTWRSQPYIFGRFPAGNILLSFGTLLAGASISKVILIFRHMGLCAYSPRTFFRHQRMFIIPSILKYWETYRNSLIDLAKQTKDVVWCGDARFDSMGHCAKYGVYTFMSTTLMKIVHFELVQSNETNGANQTELEGLKRCFKFMEQAGVAVKTFIP from the exons ATGATGGACGAGAGGTCAACAGCTTCGGCTCGAAAATACAACAAATATAAAGGTAGATACTGTGTCGCTGGCTACAAAAACCAAATAAGTTGTAAAAACACAAGCTATACTCATGGAGTAACAATACATCAGTTTCCATGCGATCCTGAAACGAGGGCAAAGTGGACAAAATTCGTGCAGAAACACCGTCCTGACTTCCAAGCCCCACCAGAGCGAAGGAACATTGCATTGTGCTCTGCACATTTTAAAGACGAGTGTTTCAACAAGCCAAGGCTTTCCTTAAACGGTCTTGAGAACATAAAATTTCAGAGACGTCTACTAAAAGGATCAGTGCCAACAGAAGACGTTAGAATCGACGAAAAAGATGAAGCATTTTCTGCTCGAGATCAGCGACAT CTCAGAAGGACTGTTCTCTTTGATAACTTTGGTGCTGTGCCTGTACCAACTAAGAAAAGACGGTGTGAGCCAGTTGTTGTAGTTGGTGCCGAGATGGATAGTTCAGATGTAGTTGGTGCCGAGATGGATAGTTCAGATGTAGTTGGCATTGAGATGGATGGTTCAGATGTAGTTGGTGCTGAGATGGATCATGAAATTGTGACTGGTCATGTGTCCGTGGATGGTGGTAACAAGAGAAAAATAATCAATTACCAAATGAAATGCAAAAACCTGACAAGAGCAAACCGAAGGTTGAAGTTACAAGTCTAttcactgaaaactgaaatcaaaacactgaaaaag CAACTCAGTTACATTGACAAAACAGAGGATTCTGGTGAGGAAGACCACATTGATGTAGTTGATGCCATTGACAATCTACATGCAGATACTGACAATCTACGAGCACATGTGCATCCCAAGTCTGATGAAAACTCAGCATATTATGTCTGGTCTACAGAGGGatcagaagatgaagttgacCACCAGAGTGAAAAAGAAGAATGGAAAGCAGATATTGGATCAGATGAAACCAATGATGAAACTGAAGATGATCTTGCTAAGGAGTCCTGTGATAAAGATGTCAA GGTAGATCCTGGCACACCTGTGAGTAAGGAACCAAAATTTATAGTGTTTTATGGCATGCTTCTGAGTCTGTTCAACCTGTTTTGCTTCAACTGCAAAGCTGAGAAACctaaagtgacaatgaagaaagATGGAACTATGGTAACAGTATACCAGGAATGCAACCATTGCATCAGCGGCTTTACTTGGCGATCGCAGCCGTATATATTTGGTCGGTTCCCAGCAGGGAACATACTATTGAGCTTTGGAACATTATTGGCTGGTGCATCTATCAGCAAAGTTATCCTAATCTTCCGACATATGGGTTTATGTGCATATTCCCCGAGGACATTCTTTAGACATCAACGTATGTTTATCATTCCATCGATCCTGAAGTACTGGGAAACATACAGGAACTCACTCATTGACCTTGCAAAGCAGACCAAAGATGTGGTTTGGTGTGGGGATGCACGATTTGATTCCATGGGACACTGTGCAAAATATGGCGTGTACACCTTTATGTCTACAACACTGATGAAAATAGTACATTTTGAGCTTGTCCAG TCAAATGAAACCAATGGTGCTAATCAAACAGAATTAGAAGGACTGAAGCGGTGCTTCAAGTTTATGGAACAAGCTGGAGTGGCAGTCAAAACGTTCATCCCATAG
- the LOC138025604 gene encoding uncharacterized protein has translation MLPYLAASGHNLYAKSARLYLQSMNNLESEHPDVYRKFEAGFHVVRRSNRMWAGLSTDLVIEQVLTRSVKTSGGLTRGRGMTERQRLTWLLSMPACAEMNRVMLNLTGVSYSTGEQNKDITKSRQARDMKDTRSLLFSLAERNPFTPHQDLMNIMNGVHADSSVEVENAKEIGQTILESMTGKSAVEFKFKRSNQVITLSTKSSVKIDGEKIQVDPQLLFQRLIIASKSLDDMEAMFQHELCSYPTALFDSSLMLLQPQKPVLADAIWAKLPSDPAGPTGEVQYVLDGGALLHRIPWPRGFPTYRDICDLYWNYVTRKYGAAIVVFDGYTSSSTKDMTQQRRAGGKTGTTVTFSDDMKVTMKKDHFLSNSSNKQFFINMLSSYLQKRNCQTRHSQADADLLIVQTSVESARRINTLLVGDDTDLLILLCYHTELDAFELFFQPEPKANSIKRRVWNMKVLKEKLGQEVCSNMLFIHAILGCDTTSRLYGIGKGVSLKKFFASQHFRDQAQVFNNTSASKEDVVAVGEKALVCVYNGKSDEGLDSLRYRRYCEKVATNTSQVQPQSLPPTSAAARYHSLRVYFQVQQWKGVGETMSAEEWGWKASESLLLPIMTHLPPAPQALLQIVRCNCSTDCSSLRCSCRKHNLECSTACGQRRGSGCTNSVQPDDCESEDDDDDDDV, from the coding sequence ATGCTTCCCTATCTGGCTGCCTCAGGGCACAATCTGTATGCTAAAAGTGCCAGATTGTACTTGCAATCCATGAACAACCTTGAGAGTGAACATCCAGATGTTTACAGGAAATTTGAAGCTGGGTTCCATGTAGTTAGAAGAAGCAACCGCATGTGGGCAGGACTCTCGACAGATCTTGTGATTGAACAAGTGCTAACGAGAAGCGTTAAGACAAGTGGTGGTCTTACAAGAGGACGTGGGATGACGGAAAGACAGCGACTGACTTGGTTGCTCTCCATGCCTGCCTGTGCCGAGATGAATCGTGTCATGTTGAACCTCACCGGTGTAAGTTACAGCACAGGCGAGCAAAACAAGGATATAACCAAGTCCAGGCAAGCCCGCGACATGAAGGACACCCGGAGTTTGCTCTTTTCTCTAGCAGAAAGAAACCCTTTCACACCTCATCAAGATCTGATGAACATCATGAATGGCGTCCATGCAGACAGTTCCGTGGAAGTGGAAAATGCTAAGGAGATCGGACAGACCATCTTAGAATCCATGACAGGAAAATCAGCTGTGGAATTCAAGTTCAAAAGAAGTAATCAGGTCATCACACTTAGTACAAAGTCATCTGTTAAAATTGATGGAGAGAAGATCCAGGTGGATCCGCAGCTGTTGTTTCAGCGTCTGATTATTGCCAGTAAATCACTGGATGACATGGAAGCCATGTTCCAGCATGAGCTATGTAGCTATCCAACAGCTCTATTTGATTCCTCGTTAATGCTGCTTCAGCCACAAAAGCCAGTACTAGCAGATGCTATCTGGGCCAAGCTGCCTTCCGATCCTGCTGGGCCAACCGGTGAAGTCCAATATGTGTTGGATGGTGGTGCGCTTCTTCATCGGATCCCTTGGCCACGTGGATTTCCTACATATAGGGACATCTGTGATTTGTACTGGAACTACGTGACTCGGAAGTATGGTGCAGCAATTGTTGTCTTTGATGGTTACACTAGCAGTTCCACAAAGGATATGACACAGCAGAGGCGAGCAGGAGGGAAAACAGGGACAACCGTCACATTTTCTGATGATATGAAAGTTACCATGAAGAAAGATCACTTCTTGTCAAATTCAAGCAACAAGCAATTCTTCATCAATATGCTGAGTAGCTATCTGCAGAAGAGAAATTGCCAAACACGTCACTCCCAAGCAGATGCTGATCTCCTCATAGTACAGACATCTGTGGAAAGTGCAAGAAGGATAAACACCTTGCTTGTCGGGGATGACACCGATCTTCTTATCCTATTGTGCTATCACACGGAATTGGATGCATTTGAGTTATTCTTTCAGCCTGAGCCAAAGGCCAATTCGATAAAACGGCGGGTCTGGAACATGAAAGTGCTGAAGGAGAAGCTTGGTCAAGAGGTATGCAGCAACATGTTGTTCATCCATGCAATCCTTGGGTGTGATACCACTTCTCGCCTCTATGGTATTGGTAAGGGCGTCTCACTGAAGAAGTTCTTCGCCAGCCAGCATTTTCGAGATCAAGCACAAGTGTTCAACAACACATCTGCCTCCAAGGAGGATGTTGTCGCAGTGGGTGAAAAGGCACTGGTTTGTGTTTACAATGGCAAGTCTGACGAAGGACTGGATTCTCTTCGATACCGACGGTACTGCGAAAAGGTAGCCACCAACACTTCGCAAGTTCAGCCACAGAGCTTACCTCCTACATCAGCAGCAGCGAGATATCACAGCCTACGTGTGTACTTTCAAGTCCAACAGTGGAAGGGGGTTGGAGAAACTATGTCAGCAGAAGAATGGGGATGGAAGGCCAGTGAAAGTTTGCTTCTTCCTATCATGACACACTTACCTCCAGCACCTCAAGCCCTCCTTCAAATTGTGAGATGCAACTGCTCCACAGACTGCAGCAGCCTTAGATGTAGCTGCAGAAAACACAACCTAGAGTGTTCAACTGCTTGTGGTCAGCGTAGAGGCTCAGGTTGCACCAACTCTGTCCAGCCGGATGACTGTGAAAGTgaagatgatgacgatgatgatgatgtatga